Proteins found in one Miscanthus floridulus cultivar M001 chromosome 4, ASM1932011v1, whole genome shotgun sequence genomic segment:
- the LOC136551725 gene encoding probable acyl-activating enzyme 17, peroxisomal isoform X1 yields the protein MAAASALHKPLGAITADDLAAAAPGSDATALHSALRRALDSHGPAAVWGELCRSVLRPSVPFAVHRMLYYGCFAGFPSPTPPAWIPDPKEAALTNVGRVLEARGKDFIGDAYKDPITSFPDLHKFSNENPEAYWKMVFEEMDVEFSVEPSCIWRENAAYPGGEWLPGAELNAAANCLTAKPGRSSDSPAIVWRDEGKDSEPLNFMSLEELRKKVCLVANALDALELPKGSAIAIDMPMDVNAVVIYLAIVLAGYVVVSIADSFAAPAIAMRLKISEAKAIFTQDYILRDDKELPLYSRVVEAKAPMAIVIPVRGSLPIKGLRVDDLSWQDFLGMVNHTEAENYTAVKQPAYAFTNVLFSSGTTGEPKAIPWTHITPLKAAADGWCHMDIRKGDVVSWPTNLGWMMGPWLVYASLLNGASMALYNGSPNSSGFAKFVQDAKVTMLGLVPSIARTWKNTDCTAGLDWSSIRCFSSSGEASSVDDYLWLMGRAGYKPVIEYCGGTEIGGGFVTGSLLQPQALSAFSTPAMGCNLFILDSSGNPLPQDRVGIGELALHPTLFGSSTTLLNADHQEVYFNGMPEWHGKILRRHGDEFERTSDGYYRAHGRADDTMNLGGIKVCNVLWKYATTQCNVAFPDPDMEFHHHFQVSSIEIERICNRVHDAIVETAAIGVPPVGGGPEQLTIAVVLKDQSSQVEDWNQLKLAFNVALKKLNPLFKVSSVVVVPSLPRTASNKVMRRVLRKEFSQAAQAKHSKI from the exons atggccgccgcgtccGCGTTGCACAAGCCCCTGGGCGCGATcaccgccgacgacctcgccGCGGCGGCGCCTGGGTCGGACGCCACCGCGCTCCACTCGGCGCTCCGGCGCGCGCTCGACTCGCACGGCCCCGCCGCGGTGTGGGGGGAGCTCTGCCGGTCCGTGCTCCGTCCGTCCGTCCCCTTCGCCGTCCACCGGATGCTCTACTACGGCTGCTTCGCCGGGTTCCCGTCCCCGACGCCGCCGGCCTGGATCCCCGACCC CAAGGAGGCTGCCTTGACCAATGTCGGCCGTGTCCTGGAGGCGCGGGGGAAGGACTTCATCGGCGACGCGTACAAGGATCCCATCACCAGCTTCCCAGACCTCCACAAGTTCTCCAACGAGAACCCAGAG GCGTACTGGAAGATGGTATTTGAGGAGATGGATGTCGAATTCAGTGTAGAGCCATCCTGCATCTGGAGAGAGAACGCTGCGTATCCCGGTGGCGAGTGGCTACCCGGCGCCGAGCTGAACGCTGCTGCGAATTGCTTGACTGCTAAACCCGGGAGGAGCTCCGACAGTCCAGCCATTGTATGGAGGGATGAGGGGAAGGATTCTGAGCCTCTGAACTTTATGTCCCTAGAGGAATTGAGGAAGAAAGTTTG CCTCGTGGCGAATGCACTTGATGCCCTGGAACTGCCAAAGGGGTCTGCAATTGCTATTGACATGCCTATGGATGTCAATGCTGTTGTGATCTACCTTGCAATTGTGTTGGCGGGATATGTGGTTGTCTCAATTGCAGACAGTTTTGCTGCACCTGCAATAGCGATGAGGTTAAAGATATCAGAAGCAAAGGCAATTTTTACGCAG gaTTACATCCTTCGTGATGACAAAGAACTGCCATTGTACAG TAGAGTTGTGGAGGCTAAGGCCCCTATGGCAATTGTGATTCCTGTAAGGGGGTCTTTGCCAATAAAGGGACTACGTGTTGACGACCTTTCATGGCAAGATTTCCTTGGAATGGTTAATCATACCGA GGCGGAAAATTACACTGCTGTTAAGCAACCTGCCTATGCATTCACCAATGTCCTATTTTCATCAGGGACCACAG GGGAGCCCAAAGCAATTCCATGGACACATATAACACCCCTAAAGGCAGCTGCGGATGGATGGTGTCACATGGATATTCGTAAAGGAGATGTTGTTTCATGGCCAACTAATCTTGGTTGGATGATGGGTCCTTGGCTTGTTTATGCCTCCTTACTGAATGGAGCTTCCATGGCTCTGTATAATGGCTCCCCAAATAGTTCAGGCTTTGCAAAGTTTGTACAG GATGCTAAGGTGACAATGCTTGGACTGGTACCCAGCATCGCTCGTACATGGAAGAATACAGATTGTACAGCTGGACTAGACTGGTCCTCCATCCG ATGCTTTAGCTCATCTGGGGAGGCATCCAGTGTGGATGATTATTTATGGCTGATGGGAAGAGCTGGCTACAAGCCGGTAATTGAGTACTGTGGAGGCACAGAGATTGGTGGTGGATTTGTTACTGGATCCTTGCTGCAACCTCAAGCGTTGTCTGCATTCAGCACACCTGCCATGGGTTGTAACCTATTCATTCTTGATAGCAGCGGGAATCCTTTG CCACAAGACCGTGTGGGTATTGGTGAACTTGCACTTCATCCAACTTTATTTGGATCATCAACAACACTTCTGAATGCTGAtcatcaggaggtttatttcaacgGAATGCCAGAATGGCACGGGAAA ATCCTCCGCAGGCATGGAGATGAATTTGAGCGTACTTCTGACGGGTATTATAGGGCTCATGGGCGTGCAGATGATACAATGAACCTTGGTGGAATTAAGGTATGCAATGTGTTGTGGAAATATGCAACTACGCAATGCAATGTAGCATTTCCTGATCCAGACAtggaatttcatcatcactttcaggtTAGTTCCATTGAGATTGAGAGGATCTGCAACAGAGTACATGACGCCATCGTTGAAACAGCAGCTATCGGGGTTCCACCTGTAGGGGGTGGCCCTGAACAACTAACCATAGCCGTCGTGTTGAAAGACCAGAGCTCACAAGTAGAGGACTGGAACCAGCTGAAACTAGCATTCAACGTGGCTCTGAAGAAACTGAACCCTCTGTTCAAG GTTTCCTCTGTCGTTGTGGTCCCATCTCTCCCTAGAACCGCCTCTAACAAGGTCATGAGGagagtcctgcgcaaggagtTCAGCCAGGCAGCCCAGGCAAAGCATTCGAAAATATAG
- the LOC136551725 gene encoding probable acyl-activating enzyme 17, peroxisomal isoform X2, with amino-acid sequence MAAASALHKPLGAITADDLAAAAPGSDATALHSALRRALDSHGPAAVWGELCRSVLRPSVPFAVHRMLYYGCFAGFPSPTPPAWIPDPKEAALTNVGRVLEARGKDFIGDAYKDPITSFPDLHKFSNENPEAYWKMVFEEMDVEFSVEPSCIWRENAAYPGGEWLPGAELNAAANCLTAKPGRSSDSPAIVWRDEGKDSEPLNFMSLEELRKKVCLVANALDALELPKGSAIAIDMPMDVNAVVIYLAIVLAGYVVVSIADSFAAPAIAMRLKISEAKAIFTQDYILRDDKELPLYSRVVEAKAPMAIVIPVRGSLPIKGLRVDDLSWQDFLGMVNHTEAENYTAVKQPAYAFTNVLFSSGTTGEPKAIPWTHITPLKAAADGWCHMDIRKGDVVSWPTNLGWMMGPWLVYASLLNGASMALYNGSPNSSGFAKFVQDAKVTMLGLVPSIARTWKNTDCTAGLDWSSIRCFSSSGEASSVDDYLWLMGRAGYKPVIEYCGGTEIGGGFVTGSLLQPQALSAFSTPAMGCNLFILDSSGNPLPQDRVGIGELALHPTLFGSSTTLLNADHQEVYFNGMPEWHGKILRRHGDEFERTSDGYYRAHGRADDTMNLGGIKVSSIEIERICNRVHDAIVETAAIGVPPVGGGPEQLTIAVVLKDQSSQVEDWNQLKLAFNVALKKLNPLFKVSSVVVVPSLPRTASNKVMRRVLRKEFSQAAQAKHSKI; translated from the exons atggccgccgcgtccGCGTTGCACAAGCCCCTGGGCGCGATcaccgccgacgacctcgccGCGGCGGCGCCTGGGTCGGACGCCACCGCGCTCCACTCGGCGCTCCGGCGCGCGCTCGACTCGCACGGCCCCGCCGCGGTGTGGGGGGAGCTCTGCCGGTCCGTGCTCCGTCCGTCCGTCCCCTTCGCCGTCCACCGGATGCTCTACTACGGCTGCTTCGCCGGGTTCCCGTCCCCGACGCCGCCGGCCTGGATCCCCGACCC CAAGGAGGCTGCCTTGACCAATGTCGGCCGTGTCCTGGAGGCGCGGGGGAAGGACTTCATCGGCGACGCGTACAAGGATCCCATCACCAGCTTCCCAGACCTCCACAAGTTCTCCAACGAGAACCCAGAG GCGTACTGGAAGATGGTATTTGAGGAGATGGATGTCGAATTCAGTGTAGAGCCATCCTGCATCTGGAGAGAGAACGCTGCGTATCCCGGTGGCGAGTGGCTACCCGGCGCCGAGCTGAACGCTGCTGCGAATTGCTTGACTGCTAAACCCGGGAGGAGCTCCGACAGTCCAGCCATTGTATGGAGGGATGAGGGGAAGGATTCTGAGCCTCTGAACTTTATGTCCCTAGAGGAATTGAGGAAGAAAGTTTG CCTCGTGGCGAATGCACTTGATGCCCTGGAACTGCCAAAGGGGTCTGCAATTGCTATTGACATGCCTATGGATGTCAATGCTGTTGTGATCTACCTTGCAATTGTGTTGGCGGGATATGTGGTTGTCTCAATTGCAGACAGTTTTGCTGCACCTGCAATAGCGATGAGGTTAAAGATATCAGAAGCAAAGGCAATTTTTACGCAG gaTTACATCCTTCGTGATGACAAAGAACTGCCATTGTACAG TAGAGTTGTGGAGGCTAAGGCCCCTATGGCAATTGTGATTCCTGTAAGGGGGTCTTTGCCAATAAAGGGACTACGTGTTGACGACCTTTCATGGCAAGATTTCCTTGGAATGGTTAATCATACCGA GGCGGAAAATTACACTGCTGTTAAGCAACCTGCCTATGCATTCACCAATGTCCTATTTTCATCAGGGACCACAG GGGAGCCCAAAGCAATTCCATGGACACATATAACACCCCTAAAGGCAGCTGCGGATGGATGGTGTCACATGGATATTCGTAAAGGAGATGTTGTTTCATGGCCAACTAATCTTGGTTGGATGATGGGTCCTTGGCTTGTTTATGCCTCCTTACTGAATGGAGCTTCCATGGCTCTGTATAATGGCTCCCCAAATAGTTCAGGCTTTGCAAAGTTTGTACAG GATGCTAAGGTGACAATGCTTGGACTGGTACCCAGCATCGCTCGTACATGGAAGAATACAGATTGTACAGCTGGACTAGACTGGTCCTCCATCCG ATGCTTTAGCTCATCTGGGGAGGCATCCAGTGTGGATGATTATTTATGGCTGATGGGAAGAGCTGGCTACAAGCCGGTAATTGAGTACTGTGGAGGCACAGAGATTGGTGGTGGATTTGTTACTGGATCCTTGCTGCAACCTCAAGCGTTGTCTGCATTCAGCACACCTGCCATGGGTTGTAACCTATTCATTCTTGATAGCAGCGGGAATCCTTTG CCACAAGACCGTGTGGGTATTGGTGAACTTGCACTTCATCCAACTTTATTTGGATCATCAACAACACTTCTGAATGCTGAtcatcaggaggtttatttcaacgGAATGCCAGAATGGCACGGGAAA ATCCTCCGCAGGCATGGAGATGAATTTGAGCGTACTTCTGACGGGTATTATAGGGCTCATGGGCGTGCAGATGATACAATGAACCTTGGTGGAATTAAG gtTAGTTCCATTGAGATTGAGAGGATCTGCAACAGAGTACATGACGCCATCGTTGAAACAGCAGCTATCGGGGTTCCACCTGTAGGGGGTGGCCCTGAACAACTAACCATAGCCGTCGTGTTGAAAGACCAGAGCTCACAAGTAGAGGACTGGAACCAGCTGAAACTAGCATTCAACGTGGCTCTGAAGAAACTGAACCCTCTGTTCAAG GTTTCCTCTGTCGTTGTGGTCCCATCTCTCCCTAGAACCGCCTCTAACAAGGTCATGAGGagagtcctgcgcaaggagtTCAGCCAGGCAGCCCAGGCAAAGCATTCGAAAATATAG
- the LOC136548644 gene encoding uncharacterized mitochondrial protein AtMg00860-like, which produces MPFGLCNTPATFQSLMNDVLRPFLRRFVLVFFDDILIYSSSWADHLRHLRVVLSELRHHRLFVKRSKCAFSVASVSYLGHIIFEQGVAMDPAKVQAVLDWPVPRSVCAVRGFLGLAGYYHRFVLNYDAIAAPLTALLKKDGFSWSEEAAAAFTALKATVTSAPVLVLPDFTCPFIVECDASTHGFSAVLLQDKHPLAYFSKPIAPRHRSLAAYERELIGLVHVVRH; this is translated from the coding sequence ATGCCGTTTGGCTTGTGCAACACGCCGGCGACATTCCAGTCGTTGATGAACGACGTGTTGCGCCCCTTCCTTCGCCGGTTTGTGCTCGTTTTCTTCGATGATATTCTTATTTACAGCAGCTCCTGGGCGGATCACCTCCGACACCTCCGCGTCGTGCTGTCCGAGCTTCGCCACCACCGCCTCTTTGTCAAGCGCTCCAAGTGCGCGTTCAGCGTCGCGTCGGTCTCCTACCTCGGCCACATCATCTTCGAGCAGGGCGTGGCCATGGATCCGGCCAAGGTGCAGGCCGTCCTTGACTGGCCAGTGCCCCGGTCGGTGTGCGCGGTCCGCGGCTTCCTTGGCCTGGCGGGCTACTATCACCGCTTCGTCCTCAACTACGACGCCATCGCCGCCCCCCTGACAGCGCTGCTCAAGAAAGATGGCTTCTCATggtcggaggaggcggctgcggcATTCACGGCCCTCAAAGCCACTGTGACTTCGGCGCCGGTGCTCGTGTTGCCGGACTTCACCTGCCCATTCATCGTCGAGTGCGACGCGTCGACGCATGGGTTTAGCGCAGTGCTGCTCCAAGACAAGCATCCCCTGGCATACTTCAGCAAGCCCATTGCACCCCGACACCGCTCCCTCGCCGCATACGAGCGGGAGTTGATTGGCCTAGTGCACGTCGTCCGCCACTAG